The proteins below are encoded in one region of Hordeum vulgare subsp. vulgare chromosome 3H, MorexV3_pseudomolecules_assembly, whole genome shotgun sequence:
- the LOC123440569 gene encoding acidic endochitinase-like, with product MAVPAKASSSFSTACQLLAAILLLSSAPRSHGGSIAIYWGQNGNEGTLAETCGTGNYAFVNIAFLCSFGSAQQAPQLNLAGHCDPYSNACTNLTADINLCQSKGVKVMLSIGGGAGGYTLNSEQDAADLARYIWDGFLGGSSPKRPLGAAVLDGVDFDIEGGNPDYYGALAAHLKSYGGKGGGKEVYLSAAPQCPFPDQWVGKALETGLFDYVWVQFYNNPPCQYVQGDTANLMDSWKQWTSGVHAKYIFLGLPAAPAAAGSGFIPAASLESQVLPALKGSSKYGGVMLWSKFYDDQDGYSSAIKKAV from the coding sequence ATGGCCGTCCCGGCTAAAGCCAGCAGCTCCTTCTCCACGGCCTGCCAGCTCTTGGCCGccatcctcctcctctcctcggcgCCACGGAGCCACGGCGGCAGCATCGCCATCTACTGGGGCCAGAACGGCAACGAGGGCACCCTGGCCGAGACCTGCGGCACCGGCAACTAcgccttcgtcaacatcgccttcCTCTGCAGCTTCGGGTCGGCCCAGCAGGCCCCGCAGCTCAACCTGGCGGGCCACTGCGACCCCTACTCCAACGCCTGTACCAACCTCACCGCCGACATCAACCTCTGCCAGTCCAAGGGCGTCAAGGTGATGCTCTCCATCGGCGGGGGCGCCGGCGGGTACACGCTCAACTCCGAGCAGGACGCGGCCGACCTCGCGCGGTACATCTGGGACGGCTTCCTCGGCGGGAGCTCGCCCAAGCGGCCGCTCGGCGCCGCCGTGCTGGACGGCGTCGACTTCGACATCGAGGGAGGGAACCCGGACTACTACGGCGCCCTGGCGGCGCACCTCAAGTCCTACGGCGGCAAGGGGGGCGGCAAGGAGGTGTACCTGTCGGCGGCGCCGCAGTGCCCGTTCCCGGACCAGTGGGTCGGCAAGGCGCTCGAGACCGGCCTCTTCGACTACGTGTGGGTGCAGTTCTACAACAACCCGCCGTGCCAGTACGTGCAGGGGGACACGGCCAACCTCATGGACTCGTGGAAGCAGTGGACGTCGGGGGTCCACGCCAAGTACATCTTCCTCGGGCTGCCGGCGGCGCCGGCAGCCGCCGGGAGCGGGTTCATACCGGCGGCGAGCCTGGAGTCGCAGGTGCTCCCGGCGCTCAAGGGCTCCAGCAAGTACGGAGGGGTGATGCTGTGGTCCAAGTTCTACGACGACCAGGACGGCTACAGCTCCGCCATCAAGAAGGCCGTCTGA